CAGCGAAGCACCGCGCCGCGCGCCTGCCGGAGAGAACCTTCAAACTTCGACTGCTTCGTATAATGCGCGCTGCGCCGGTTCGGGTTGACGACTTTCTTTTTCAGCACCGCGCCGTAATCCATCAGCGCGTAATACCAGGTGCGCGGATCGGCGCGGTACAGCGTCCGGTCTATAATCGGCAGCAACTCCTTGTCCGACACGGCGGAATCCCGCGCGGCAGTAAAGAAAAAGAAAATGTACACGGAACGGATATTCGTTTCAATAAAGACTTCCGGCGTACCGTACGCGAACGTACAAACGGCGCGGGCCGTGTATGGACCGATTCCCGGCAGCGCGTCGAGTTCGTCCGCCGTACGAGGGAACACGCCGCCGTACGAGGAACAGACGGCGCGGCACGCTTCCTGCAGAAAACGCGCACGGCGATTGTACCCCAGCCCGTTCCACAATCCGAGCGCATCGGCAAGAGACGCATCGGCAAGCGAGCGCGCCGTCGGGAAACGTTCGAGCCACGCTTCATATTTGGGCAGCACCCGTTCCGTCTGCGTCTGCTGCAGCATGATTTCTGAAACGAGTATCCGGTACGGATCCGACGTTTCTCGCCACGGAAAAGACCGGCCGCTTTGCCGGTACTGATCGAGGATCGTCTGCTGAAAATCGGAAACGCGCGCGGCGGATAAAGACAGCATTCGATTCTGCCACGCCTCACCCGCGCGGCACGATCAGTTCCCTGCGACAGAGTTCGGTTAAAATCAAATCGGCGATCCGTTCGGGATCATGGTTCGCCGTATCGATTTTCATATCGCAGAAACCGTAATCGTTGTTATCGATACCGTACAAACGCTTATACCGGCCGGTATCTTCGCCGTCACGCATCCGCGTAAAAGCCTTGATCTGTTCGATATCGCCGCCCTCGCGCTTGAAAATACGCGCCGCGCGCACTTCGTCGTCCGCAATCAGATATACTTTCAAATCGGCGGCTTTAAGCATCCAGACGGCGAGACGCGAACCCAAAACGCAGGAATCCCGCATTGCAAGTTCAATCTGCCGCGTGTCGACGGCGCGGTCGAAGCCGTCGTCCGTTTTGGCCCGCTCGATGATTTCCGCAAGCGAAAGCCCCGTTTCGGCGGCGAGCGAACGGAACGTAAAATTTATCATCGGCACACCGAGTTTTTCGGAAAGCAGCGTGCAGACGGTCGTATTGCCGCAGCCGCTCTTACCGGAGATGGCTATCCGGACTTTTTTTCCGGCAGGAATCGCGTAATTCATGGAACACCTCAATTAACCGTTATCCGTCCATTTTACCGCAGCCCGCGCTGCCTGTCAAACGCGGCGGACTGCCAAACGGCGGCGTGCACGCACGAAAGAGCGCGTACACTGCAGCGCAGCCTCGATCTAAAACGCCAAATCGATCACTTCCTCAATTCGGGAAACCGGATGAAACGAAACGCCTTTTTTGACTATTTCGGGGATATCGTCCAGGTCGCGCACGTTCGCCTTGGGAATGATAATCGATTTGATTTTGTTCCGCTTCGCCGCGACGGTTTTTTCACGCAGACCACCGATCGGGAGCACGTGCCCCGTAAGAGACAATTCTCCGGTCATGGCGAGCGCGCTCCGGATCGTTTTACCGGACAAAAGCGACACGAGCGCCGTCGTAAGCGTAATACCGGCGGAAGGACCGTCTTTCGGCGTCGCTCCTTCGGGAACGTGCACGTGTATCGTATTTTTTTCAAACCACTCGGCGCTTTTGATATTGTTTTCGATCACGTAACGGCGTACCCAGCTGAGCGCGATCGCCGCGGATTCTTTCATCACGTCGCCGAGCTGTCCGGTCAGCGTAAAACCTTCTTTTCCGGGTACGGAAACCGCTTCGATCATGAGCGTGTCGCCGCCCATGCTGGTCCAAGCCAGCCCGATCGCCGTACCGGCGCGGTCGGCTTTTTTTATTTCCGATTCGTCGAACACAGGCGTTCCCAAATATTTTTTCGCCGCCGCTTCGTCGACAGAAAAAGACTTAGCCAAAACGGTTTTCAGCCGTTTTTCCGCTTCTTTCAGCGCGGAAACGGCCGCTTCGTTTTTTACGGAAGCCGCAGCCGCGTTATTATCCGCGGTATCGGGGGAATTTGCGGCGGTAACGGCTGCAGCGGCATTCGTCCCTGCGGCACTAGTCGCCGCGGCAGCAGAGGTATCAGCGGCAGCGGTTACTTCTTCCGAACATTTTTTGAGCGCAGCTTCGGCTTCCAGTACTTCCGCGGAAGTCACCAATTCCATCGCGATTTTACGCGTAATTTTGTCGATACATTTTTCAAAATGCCGTACGCCCGATTCGCGCGCGTACGACTGGGCGATCAGGTTCAAAGCCGCTTTTTCAAATTTGATCTGATTCTTTTTCATACCGTTTTTGGTCAGCGTTTTGGGAATCAGGTATTTTTTCGCGATTTCCATTTTTTCCTGATCGATATAACCGGACAGCGAAATGATTTCCGCCCGGTCGAGCAGCGGTTCGGGAATCGTGTCCAGCGTGTTCGCCGTCAAAATGAAAAATATGTCGGACACGTCGAACGGCAGGTCGAGATAATTGTCGCGGAACGATACGTTCTGTTCAGGGTCGAGCACTTCAAGCAGCGCGCTCGCCGGATCGCCTTGGTAACTGGAACCGAGTTTGTCCACTTCGTCTATCATGAAAACGGGCGTACGGCTTTTGACGATTTTAAGCCCCTGAATAATTTTTCCGGGCATGGCGCCCACGTACGTACGGCGATGCCCTTTTATTTCGGCTTCGTCGCGCATACCGCCGACCGAAAATCTGAAAAACGGTTTTTGCATCGCGCTCGCGATGGAATGCCCGATACTCGTTTTTCCGACGCCGGGCGGGCCTACCAAAATCAGAATGGATCCTTTACTGTCTTTTTTCAGCTTGCGGACGGCGAGATATTCGAGTATTCGCTTTTTAACGTCTTCAAGACCGTAGTGATCCTGTTCGAGAATCTTCCGGGCGCGCTCAAGTTCGAAATCTTCCGGCGGCGGATCCCCCCACGGCAGAGACGCGATCGTTTCCAGATAATTGCGGACCACGATGTATTCGGACGCGTTCGGATCCATCAGCGAAAATTTTTCAAGCTCGTTGTCGACCGTTTCTTTTATTTCACCCTGGAATTTAAAAGAATCGATTTTTTCCTTGAATTTCTGGTAATCCGAATTCTGCGCGTCGGTCGTCATGCCGAGCTCTTCTTTGATCGACTTGAGTTCTTCCCGCAGAAAATATTCGCGCTGCTGCGTTTCGATTCGGTCGTTCAATTCGTTCTGGATTTTTTTCTGAATCCGCAGCAGTTCCTGCTCTTTTTTGATAAAAACGAGCACCTGCTCCATACGCTGCCGAACGTTCAGCATTTCGAGTACGCGCTGCTGATCGTCTTTATCGATATTCAGAATCGACGCGATAAAATCGGCTATTTTTCCCGGATGATCGATATTGACCATATTGAGCCGCATTTCTTCCGAAAAAAGCGGATTGTTTTCGGAAACTTCTTTCATTTC
This sequence is a window from Treponema brennaborense DSM 12168. Protein-coding genes within it:
- the lon gene encoding endopeptidase La: MSEKNTDTDTVDIIIEESAQSPADETSRRNSPAETGAAEKEAESAKSGDAESASADDSAPEATIVPVEQTLSNKLFLIPLSGRPIFPGIFTPLMITSADDAKVAEQAYSGDGLIGIVMLKNETESPSVSDMHEIGTVARIIKKINLPDGGVNVFISTIKRFRIRKVLSNREPMVAIVEYLEDEEDDTFEVKALTRALISEMKEVSENNPLFSEEMRLNMVNIDHPGKIADFIASILNIDKDDQQRVLEMLNVRQRMEQVLVFIKKEQELLRIQKKIQNELNDRIETQQREYFLREELKSIKEELGMTTDAQNSDYQKFKEKIDSFKFQGEIKETVDNELEKFSLMDPNASEYIVVRNYLETIASLPWGDPPPEDFELERARKILEQDHYGLEDVKKRILEYLAVRKLKKDSKGSILILVGPPGVGKTSIGHSIASAMQKPFFRFSVGGMRDEAEIKGHRRTYVGAMPGKIIQGLKIVKSRTPVFMIDEVDKLGSSYQGDPASALLEVLDPEQNVSFRDNYLDLPFDVSDIFFILTANTLDTIPEPLLDRAEIISLSGYIDQEKMEIAKKYLIPKTLTKNGMKKNQIKFEKAALNLIAQSYARESGVRHFEKCIDKITRKIAMELVTSAEVLEAEAALKKCSEEVTAAADTSAAAATSAAGTNAAAAVTAANSPDTADNNAAAASVKNEAAVSALKEAEKRLKTVLAKSFSVDEAAAKKYLGTPVFDESEIKKADRAGTAIGLAWTSMGGDTLMIEAVSVPGKEGFTLTGQLGDVMKESAAIALSWVRRYVIENNIKSAEWFEKNTIHVHVPEGATPKDGPSAGITLTTALVSLLSGKTIRSALAMTGELSLTGHVLPIGGLREKTVAAKRNKIKSIIIPKANVRDLDDIPEIVKKGVSFHPVSRIEEVIDLAF
- a CDS encoding A/G-specific adenine glycosylase; the encoded protein is MLSLSAARVSDFQQTILDQYRQSGRSFPWRETSDPYRILVSEIMLQQTQTERVLPKYEAWLERFPTARSLADASLADALGLWNGLGYNRRARFLQEACRAVCSSYGGVFPRTADELDALPGIGPYTARAVCTFAYGTPEVFIETNIRSVYIFFFFTAARDSAVSDKELLPIIDRTLYRADPRTWYYALMDYGAVLKKKVVNPNRRSAHYTKQSKFEGSLRQARGAVLRCLTAARAEAPSDRTANHAVSLEYIAETERIDVPRIRQAAESLLAERLIVCENGAYRVSDT
- the cmk gene encoding (d)CMP kinase; the encoded protein is MNYAIPAGKKVRIAISGKSGCGNTTVCTLLSEKLGVPMINFTFRSLAAETGLSLAEIIERAKTDDGFDRAVDTRQIELAMRDSCVLGSRLAVWMLKAADLKVYLIADDEVRAARIFKREGGDIEQIKAFTRMRDGEDTGRYKRLYGIDNNDYGFCDMKIDTANHDPERIADLILTELCRRELIVPRG